A genomic segment from Pararge aegeria chromosome 15, ilParAegt1.1, whole genome shotgun sequence encodes:
- the LOC120630121 gene encoding uncharacterized protein LOC120630121: MGCGSSGQVVAPSENGHKANGKDKVASEANGANGGSRHHEDNLPTVVLPETPVKPRPPIAFEIPIEEFDSSRKVTTPPPHLQRLLQPPPADIKLPDIREKLAEAEQRRLSILQQRAASAQKRAQRITKSYNEPAKINDDFLGADESKHGSNVVTISPEPGVCEDKNI; this comes from the exons ATGGGTTGTGGCTCGTCTGGCCAAGTGGTAGCGCCGTCTGAGAATGGCCACAAGGCGAATGGCAAAGACAAGGTGGCTAGCGAGGCGAACGGGGCTAATGGTGGTAGCCGCCACCACGAAGACAACTTGCCGACTGTTGTACTGCCTGAAACACCAGTCAAACCTAGACCAC CGATCGCATTTGAAATACCCATAGAAGAGTTTGACAGCAGCCGCAAGGTGACTACCCCGCCGCCACACCTCCAGAGACTCTTGCAGCCTCCGCCAGCTGACATCAAGCTGCCCGATATCAGGGAGAAGTTGGCTGAAGCTGAGCAGAGGAGACTATCG ATCTTGCAACAGAGGGCCGCGTCCGCACAAAAGAGAGCTCAAAGAATAACGAAGTCTTATAACGAACCTGCGAAAATTAATGAC GATTTTCTGGGAGCTGACGAGAGCAAACATGGTTCCAACGTTGTTACGATTTCTCCAGAGCCGGGCGTTTGCgaagacaaaaatatataa